The window AGACACGATCATGAATATCATCAAGAAAATCGAAGGCGAACACCTGCGCCTCGACCTGCCCAAGTTCAAGTCCGGCGACACCATCAAGGTGCACCTGCGCATCGTGGAAGGTGAAAAGGAACGCATCCAGGTGTTCCAGGGCAACGTCATCCGCATCCACCGCGGCACTACCGGCGCCACGTTCACCGTGCGCAAGGTGTCCGACGGCGTGGGCGTGGAACGCGTGTTCCCCCTGCACTCTCCCTTCATCGACCGCGTGGAAATGGTAACGGAAGGCCGCGTGCGCCGCAGCCGCCTGTACTACCTGCGCGAACTCAAGGGCAAGGCCGCGCGCATCAAGCCCAAGAACCGCTTCTAGGCCAGACTGCTTCATGCAAGGGGGGTCCGGCACGCCGGTCCCCCCTTTTTTCGTTGGTGCGACAGGCATCCCATCGCCCCGATGGTATGTTGCGCACGCCCCGGCACCTCGGGCCGTGCAGCATCCGGCTCCGGTCGTGCACCTCGCATTCCGTTTCGGCCCGCTCCACCCGTCCCGTCACCCGCAGGAGGCCGCATGTCACCGCCCCCCCGCCGCGCCAGCGCTCCCCGCGCATCCTCCGTGCGCGGCACCCACGGCGCGTCCGGCATGCTTCAGGGCCTGCTGGCGGACATGGCTCCCCCCCACCCGGCAACGGCGTACATCGGTATAGACGAGGCCGGGCGCGGCTGCCTTGCCGGGCCGGTGGTGGCCGCCGCAGTCATCCTGCCCCCCCACGCCGACGCGGCCAGCCTGGCCGCCCTGCTGCCCGACCTTGCCGGGCTGACCGATTCCAAGAAGCTCACCGCCGCCAGACGAGAAGTCCTGGCCCCGCGCATCCGCCAGCACGCCGTGGCCTGGGGCCTTGGCGTGGTCTGGCCGCGCGACATCGAGCGCATCAACATATTGCAGGCCACCTTTCACGCCATGTGGCGCGCCGTGCGTGCCCTGCGCACCGGCCCCGCCGGGCGGGACGGCTCGGTCGCGCCCGGTTTCGATCCGGCTGCCCTGCCCGATGCGCCCCATTGGTCTGGCCTGCTCGATGTTCCGCTGATCATCGACGGCGACAAAACCATTCCCGCCGCCGTGTTCGCGGGCCTGCCGCCCTGTCCAAGCCGTCCAATCCGTCCGATCAGTCAGGCCAGTCCGACCAGCCCAATCCGTTCGGCCCGCGCCGTCCCAGCTGCAAGCCCATGCCCCGCGCCCGCGCAGCGTGCCGTGGTGGGGGGCGATGCGCTGGTCCCGGCCGTATCCGCCGC of the Nitratidesulfovibrio sp. genome contains:
- the rplS gene encoding 50S ribosomal protein L19, encoding MNIIKKIEGEHLRLDLPKFKSGDTIKVHLRIVEGEKERIQVFQGNVIRIHRGTTGATFTVRKVSDGVGVERVFPLHSPFIDRVEMVTEGRVRRSRLYYLRELKGKAARIKPKNRF
- a CDS encoding ribonuclease HII; amino-acid sequence: MAPPHPATAYIGIDEAGRGCLAGPVVAAAVILPPHADAASLAALLPDLAGLTDSKKLTAARREVLAPRIRQHAVAWGLGVVWPRDIERINILQATFHAMWRAVRALRTGPAGRDGSVAPGFDPAALPDAPHWSGLLDVPLIIDGDKTIPAAVFAGLPPCPSRPIRPISQASPTSPIRSARAVPAASPCPAPAQRAVVGGDALVPAVSAASILAKTFRDQLMTALDRRFPGYGLAVHKGYGTAEHMAAIADLGPCPQHRATFRGVRPEAPQTQGSLL